A portion of the Malania oleifera isolate guangnan ecotype guangnan chromosome 3, ASM2987363v1, whole genome shotgun sequence genome contains these proteins:
- the LOC131151583 gene encoding pentatricopeptide repeat-containing protein At2g13600-like, with translation MLGLSMMILSASVRCCVIAFNLQGYRCSVRLIRKTLIFPKTLKLSWQPFNYFSLFSRMFLHFGSNQENLSRKLMPLCDLSARQSYVEFSNNFCESMKACSSLKSTPIARKLHAQLISTGLESSIFLQNHLLDTYSNCGLVDDAFRVFRDIKFPNVYSWNIMIGGLLGSGRLAAAEKLFDEMPVRDVVSWNSMMSGYFNNGQPENTVKVFALMIRDFNCVPDHFSFARAMKACASLGYLSLAFQLHGMAKKFDFGNDMSVEASIVDMYIKCGAANLAEMVFLRIPNPNLFCWNSMIYAYSKLYGADCALDLFFQMPEWDTVSWNTMISILAQHGLAIQTLEMFVEMWGQGFRTNSMTYANVLSVCTSIPDLDWGAHLHARIIRMETSLDVFIGSGLIDMYAKCGCLKPARRVFDSLTEHNAVSWTSLIRGMALFGLEEEALSLFNQMREAPVAPDEFTLATVLGSCSSPKDICLGGQLHACTVKLGMDSSIPVRNALITMYGKCRDIQKAIHMFEFMAIKDIISWTAMISVFSQHGYVDKAREYFNKMPAQNVITWNSMLMTYTQHGLWEEGFKLFVLMLKERVKLDWITFAASISACANSVVLKLGNQIIAQANKLGFDSNVSVANSVITMYSRCGQVAEARKVFDSIAVKNLISWNAMMAGYAQNGQGREVIDTLENMLKTGCTPDHVSFVAVLSGCSHSGLVLEGQHFFNSMVKDHGITPVHEHYVCMVDLLGRAGMLEQAVNMIDGMLFKPNAAIWGALLGACRIHGSTELAELALKNLLELDAEESGGYVLLANMYSDHHKLEGVANVRKLMREKGIQKNPGCSWIEVDNTMHVFTADDSSHPQINDVYRMLEDIIKEIEDAYYKNQFC, from the coding sequence ATGTTAGGACTGTCGATGATGATTCTCTCGGCCTCTGTTCGTTGTTGTGTAATTGCATTCAATTTACAGGGATATAGATGCTCAGTACGGTTAATAAGAAAGACTTTAATCTTTCCAAAGACCCTCAAACTTTCATGGCAACCCTTTaattatttctctcttttctctcgaATGTTTCTTCACTTTGGCTCAAACcaagaaaacctctcaagaaaaCTCATGCCCTTGTGCGATCTCTCTGCCCGGCAGTCTTACGTGGAGTTCTCAAACAACTTCTGCGAATCCATGAAAGCATGCTCATCCCTCAAATCTACACCTATTGCGCGAAAGCTTCATGCTCAACTCATTTCTACAGGCTTGGAGTCTTCCATTTTTCTCCAAAACCATCTCTTGGATACGTACTCCAATTGTGGCTTGGTTGATGATGCCTTCCGTGTTTTTCGCGATATCAAGTTTCCTAACGTCTATAGTTGGAATATAATGATTGGTGGGCTCTTAGGTTCAGGGCGTTTGGCAGCAGCAGAGAAGCTGTTTGATGAAATGCCTGTGAGAGACGTTGTTTCTTGGAATTCGATGATGTCCGGCTATTTCAATAATGGCCAACCAGAGAATACTGTTAAGGTTTTCGCTTTGATGATTCGGGATTTTAATTGTGTTCCTGATCATTTCTCTTTTGCCCGTGCCATGAAGGCTTGTGCTAGCCTTGGGTATCTTAGCTTGGCTTTCCAATTGCATGGTATGGCTAAGAAATTTGATTTTGGGAATGACATGTCTGTTGAGGCCTCCATTGTTGATATGTACATTAAGTGTGGTGCAGCAAATTTAGCTGAGATGGTGTTCTTAAGGATTCCAAACCCCAATCTGTTTTGCTGGAACAGCATGATTTATGCTTATTCAAAGTTGTATGGTGCGGATTGTGCTCTTGATTTGTTCTTCCAGATGCCTGAATGGGACACTGTTTCCTGGAACACAATGATTTCCATCTTGGCTCAGCATGGGTTGGCTATCCAGACTCTTGAGATGTTTGTTGAGATGTGGGGTCAAGGATTCAGAACAAATTCCATGACATATGCTAATGTTCTTAGTGTATGCACGAGCATTCCTGATTTGGACTGGGGTGCCCATTTGCATGCTCGAATCATCCGAATGGAAACAAGTCTTGATGTGTTTATTGGCAGCGGTTTGATTGATATGTATGCAAAATGTGGATGTTTAAAACCTGCGAGGCGAGTGTTTGATAGCTTAACGGAACACAATGCAGTTTCATGGACTTCTTTAATCAGGGGCATGGCTCTATTTGGGCTTGAAGAGGAAGCCTTGTCTTTATTTAATCAAATGAGAGAGGCCCCTGTAGCACCTGATGAGTTTACTCTTGCCACTGTTCTTGGGTCTTGTTCAAGTCCAAAGGATATTTGCCTTGGTGGACAGCTCCATGCGTGTACTGTGAAGCTTGGAATGGATTCCTCCATTCCTGTTCGGAATGCTCTTATTACAATGTATGGAAAATGCAGAGATATTCAGAAGGCAATTCACATGTTTGAATTTATGGCAATAAAAGATATAATTTCATGGACAGCAATGATATCGGTGTTCTCTCAACATGGCTATGTTGACAAAGCCAGggaatattttaataaaatgcctgCACAGAATGTTATAACTTGGAACTCAATGTTAATGACATATACACAGCATGGGCTTTGGGAAGAAGGTTTCAAATTGTTTGTTTTAATGCTGAAGGAAAGGGTTAAGCTGGATTGGATTACTTTTGCAGCTTCAATTAGTGCTTGTGCTAATTCTGTTGTATTAAAACTCGGGAATCAAATTATAGCTCAAGCAAATAAATTAGGGTTTGATTCTAATGTTTCAGTGGCAAATAGTGTTATAACTATGTATTCAAGGTGTGGACAAGTTGCTGAGGCCCGGAAAGTTTTCGACTCAATTGCTGTGAAAAATTTGATATCCTGGAATGCAATGATGGCAGGATATGCTCAGAATGGACAAGGAAGAGAAGTGATTGATACTCTTGAGAATATGTTAAAGACGGGATGTACACCTGACCATGTAAGCTTTGTCGCTGTACTATCGGGTTGTAGCCACTCAGGACTTGTATTAGAAGGACAGCATTTCTTCAATTCCATGGTTAAAGATCACGGAATAACACCGGTGCATGAGCATTACGTGTGCATGGTAGATCTACTTGGCCGGGCTGGGATGCTAGAACAAGCTGTAAATATGATTGACGGGATGCTCTTTAAACCAAATGCTGCCATTTGGGGAGCCCTACTTGGTGCTTGTAGGATCCATGGCAGCACAGAATTAGCAGAATTGGCACTGAAGAACTTGCTTGAGTTGGATGCAGAAGAATCCGGAGGTTATGTCCTTCTGGCTAACATGTATTCAGATCATCACAAATTAGAAGGTGTTGCAAATGTAAGAAAACTGATGAGAGAGAAAGGGATTCAGAAGAATCCTGGTTGTAGTTGGATTGAGGTCGATAATACGATGCATGTGTTTACTGCAGATGACAGTAGTCATCCACAAATCAATGATGTTTATAGGATGTTAGAGGACATTATTAAGGAGATAGAAGATGCATATTACAAAAATCAATTCTGCTAA